A portion of the Vibrio coralliirubri genome contains these proteins:
- a CDS encoding response regulator receiver domain yields MTNFTQLSQDAASNFLQSIVFIDDKAYQSNDTSDQHDFNAKEITKVFSENGKVCAVYEPSTTQEIDSLITVAKKADVAVIDWQIVIDDQRETEEEESDDEADADIDDVRGIYTKKIINQLLLDESCKNSIKLILVYTGETDLEKIAIDIHQSINDNNLEGFNIDSNDSCTIVSKSCRIMVIAKSNREEESGQHADLLRSKRVTYAELPVFITQQFSSLTSGLLSNFAMASLSEVRRNFNQILSQFSKKLDAAYLAHQSLLPNTHDANELLIELLGSTFMSTLRYKGLNQYINNDLIEAWLMENVPERQFHLKKSNGDNETITFSLSHNKLMRLLGSHDVVETKYREVIKDGEDNGQLTNKRLDLLASKFAITLFTDDSNYNEINHKFANLCQHRNIITNDSYTPSLTLGTVVKSTTENNYYICIQQRCDSVRLNEDNTRRFLFLSLTEVTDSQDVKTFDFLTPTGTKLKVNKGTYALRTVKFNGSSTGTVPSELISTQRLFYPTHHSENIPEAFQFIVELKEMYAQKIIEEYSGSLSRVGLDEPEWVRRYN; encoded by the coding sequence TCTGAAAATGGTAAAGTTTGTGCAGTTTACGAACCTAGTACAACTCAAGAAATTGACTCCCTTATCACTGTGGCAAAGAAAGCAGACGTTGCTGTTATCGACTGGCAGATTGTTATTGACGACCAAAGAGAAACAGAGGAAGAAGAAAGTGACGATGAAGCTGATGCTGATATTGATGACGTGAGAGGGATATATACGAAAAAAATAATAAATCAGCTTTTACTCGATGAATCATGTAAAAACAGTATCAAGCTTATTTTAGTCTATACAGGTGAGACTGACCTAGAGAAAATTGCCATTGATATACATCAAAGTATCAATGATAATAATTTAGAAGGTTTTAATATTGACTCTAATGATTCATGTACAATAGTTTCAAAATCTTGTCGAATCATGGTTATAGCAAAATCTAACCGTGAAGAAGAAAGTGGTCAGCATGCCGATTTATTAAGATCAAAGAGAGTTACATACGCTGAGCTTCCAGTGTTTATTACGCAACAATTCTCATCTCTAACTAGTGGTTTACTCTCCAATTTTGCAATGGCATCACTTTCTGAAGTAAGGCGAAATTTCAATCAGATTTTGAGTCAATTTTCAAAGAAACTTGACGCAGCTTATCTTGCGCATCAATCTCTATTACCAAACACTCATGATGCAAATGAACTGTTAATTGAGTTACTTGGTAGCACTTTTATGTCTACATTGCGGTACAAAGGACTCAACCAATATATCAATAATGACCTTATTGAAGCGTGGCTAATGGAGAACGTTCCAGAAAGACAGTTTCACCTCAAAAAATCAAACGGTGATAATGAGACCATTACTTTCTCATTAAGTCACAATAAATTAATGCGACTTCTTGGCTCTCATGACGTGGTTGAAACGAAATATAGAGAAGTTATTAAAGATGGTGAAGACAATGGCCAACTCACAAACAAGAGACTAGATCTTCTAGCTTCTAAGTTTGCCATCACGCTATTTACGGATGACTCTAACTATAATGAAATAAATCATAAATTTGCAAACTTATGTCAACATAGAAACATAATTACAAATGATAGTTACACCCCAAGCTTAACCTTAGGGACAGTTGTAAAAAGCACTACTGAGAACAATTACTATATTTGTATACAACAGCGATGTGATTCAGTTAGATTAAATGAAGACAATACTCGACGCTTTTTATTCTTGTCCTTAACAGAGGTAACAGACTCTCAAGACGTAAAAACATTTGATTTCCTTACTCCAACAGGTACTAAGCTTAAGGTAAACAAAGGAACTTATGCATTAAGAACTGTAAAGTTCAATGGTTCTTCAACAGGCACAGTTCCATCTGAGTTAATTTCGACACAACGCTTATTTTACCCTACCCATCACTCAGAAAACATTCCTGAGGCATTTCAATTTATAGTTGAACTGAAAGAAATGTACGCACAAAAAATCATAGAGGAATATAGTGGTAGCCTCTCTCGTGTCGGGCTAGATGAGCCGGAATGGGTAAGGCGATACAATTAG